From Bdellovibrio bacteriovorus, a single genomic window includes:
- the dnaE gene encoding DNA polymerase III subunit alpha: MSFVHLHVHSEYSLLEAAARVKAIAKKAAAMNMPAVALTDNGNMFGAVEFYFACKDNNVKPILGLDAYLAAGSRLEKKQDRDQVSQGPRRLVFLAQNIQGYRNLSKLSTIGYQEGFYWKPRIDYEVIKEYNSDLICLTGGLRGEVAEAFLREGPDVALAKIRQLKEIFGDRLYLEMCRTGVSEWNQINPFLMEASKITGVQLVASNDVHYMTQDDQIAQEVLICIGTNKTLSDESRFRLGTDEFYFKKSEQMQELFADVPEAVSNTLQIAERCDVKFKLKDENGKPIYHLPTFPTPEGVSLKDDIARRAKEGLLARFEEAELRGETVPEEKKPEYYARLDYELGIIDRMGFNGYFLIVQDFIGWAKDHDIPVGPGRGSGAGSLVAYCLRITDLDPLPNFLLFERFLNPERISMPDFDIDFCQDRRQEVIRYVTEKYGQESVSQIITYGKLQTRAALKDVGRVLGMLFSEVDQVTKLIPDKLGISLKESLEMEPRLTEMMEMNPTVATMIDLAQRVEGMVRNAGIHAAGVIIGDGQLVKHAPLYKGADGEQVVQYDMKHAEKIGLIKFDFLGLKTLTHINMALKLIKKNRGKEITSKMIPMNDAATFEMMSRGDTAGVFQFEGEGITDATRKIRPSSFADITAITSLYRPGPMANIPDFTDRKHGKAPVEYLLEDTREVLSETYGIMVYQEQVMGIASKIAGYSLGEADMLRRAMGKKIKEEMDQHRERFMKGAVERGHNKEKSSELFDLMYKFADYGFNKSHAAAYSVVTLQTAWLKCHYPVEFFAALLSTELSDTEKIVKYSKDAAKRGITVKPPHVNFSEYLFGAHGDEIYFGLGAIKGVGQGAVEAIIEARNSLPDKKFNSLDEFFNSIDLRRVNKKVIECLIKAGAFEGFGVHRAQMMAGYQKYLDRAQGLQKDKELGQASLFDLGPSAETKVTLEETKPWSRTASLAYEKEVLGFYLSDHPLKGFDTLSEIWTTCKVAELPAQMPAPGSPEAEALKAAKKDWKNRDAGKKKIVVAGLITELRELITKKGTRMAFGKIEDLTGACELVIFPDSYARFEAQLRDERPVLIGGALEVEEGVAKIMVDSVSPMEDILKKTKRMVLRLDKIDPNDYPRLHSLMKDYPGTTSVSFEIEIPEVSRRVLMDAGEATGVAVNNEFFEGVHSVFGRTDFIELRS; the protein is encoded by the coding sequence ATGTCTTTTGTACATCTTCACGTCCACTCCGAATATTCCCTTTTAGAAGCTGCGGCTCGCGTAAAAGCTATTGCAAAAAAAGCGGCGGCCATGAACATGCCTGCGGTGGCATTGACCGACAATGGAAACATGTTCGGTGCCGTGGAGTTTTATTTTGCCTGCAAAGATAACAACGTAAAACCCATCTTGGGATTGGATGCTTACCTTGCAGCTGGATCGCGTTTAGAGAAAAAACAAGATCGCGATCAAGTCAGTCAAGGGCCACGTCGTTTGGTGTTCTTGGCTCAAAATATTCAAGGTTATCGAAACCTCAGCAAGCTTTCGACCATCGGTTATCAAGAAGGCTTCTACTGGAAGCCTCGTATCGATTACGAAGTTATCAAAGAATACAATTCGGATTTGATTTGTTTAACGGGTGGTTTGCGCGGTGAAGTGGCTGAGGCTTTCTTGCGTGAAGGTCCCGATGTGGCACTTGCAAAGATTCGTCAATTGAAAGAAATCTTCGGCGACCGGCTTTATTTGGAGATGTGTCGCACGGGAGTTTCTGAGTGGAATCAGATCAATCCTTTCTTGATGGAGGCCTCTAAGATCACAGGCGTCCAACTTGTTGCAAGTAATGACGTCCACTACATGACTCAAGACGATCAAATCGCCCAAGAGGTTTTGATTTGTATCGGAACGAATAAAACTTTGAGTGATGAATCCCGTTTCCGTTTAGGAACGGATGAATTTTATTTTAAAAAATCAGAACAAATGCAGGAGCTTTTTGCAGACGTTCCTGAAGCTGTCAGCAACACATTGCAAATCGCAGAGCGCTGTGATGTGAAATTCAAACTGAAAGATGAAAACGGAAAACCGATTTACCATCTTCCGACATTCCCGACTCCCGAAGGGGTTTCGTTAAAGGACGATATCGCTCGTCGTGCGAAAGAAGGATTGTTGGCGCGTTTTGAAGAGGCAGAGCTTCGTGGTGAAACTGTGCCTGAAGAAAAAAAGCCCGAGTACTACGCTCGTTTGGATTACGAGCTTGGTATTATTGATCGCATGGGCTTTAACGGTTACTTCCTCATCGTTCAAGACTTCATCGGTTGGGCGAAGGATCATGATATTCCGGTAGGACCGGGTCGTGGATCCGGTGCGGGCTCCTTGGTCGCTTACTGTTTAAGAATTACGGATCTGGATCCGCTTCCAAATTTCCTTCTCTTTGAGCGTTTCTTAAATCCTGAACGTATCTCGATGCCCGACTTCGATATCGACTTCTGTCAGGATCGTCGTCAAGAAGTGATCCGTTACGTGACGGAAAAATACGGGCAAGAGTCGGTGTCTCAGATCATCACCTACGGTAAGTTGCAAACGCGTGCGGCGCTAAAAGACGTGGGTCGCGTTTTGGGAATGCTGTTCTCGGAAGTCGATCAAGTAACAAAGCTGATCCCAGATAAATTGGGTATCAGCCTTAAAGAATCTTTAGAGATGGAACCTCGTCTTACAGAAATGATGGAGATGAATCCGACTGTCGCAACTATGATCGACCTCGCTCAACGCGTGGAAGGTATGGTGCGAAATGCGGGGATCCACGCCGCCGGTGTTATCATCGGTGATGGCCAGCTGGTAAAGCATGCTCCCTTGTACAAAGGGGCTGATGGCGAACAAGTCGTTCAGTACGACATGAAGCACGCCGAAAAAATCGGTCTGATCAAGTTCGACTTCTTGGGCTTAAAGACGCTCACTCACATCAACATGGCGTTAAAGCTCATCAAGAAGAATCGCGGTAAAGAGATCACTTCTAAAATGATTCCGATGAACGATGCGGCGACCTTTGAAATGATGTCTCGCGGAGATACGGCCGGGGTGTTCCAGTTCGAGGGTGAGGGTATCACCGATGCCACTCGTAAAATCCGTCCGTCTTCATTTGCAGACATCACGGCGATCACATCTTTGTATCGTCCCGGTCCGATGGCGAACATTCCTGACTTTACCGATCGTAAACACGGCAAGGCGCCGGTTGAATACTTGCTTGAAGACACCCGCGAAGTGCTTTCAGAGACCTACGGGATCATGGTTTACCAAGAACAAGTTATGGGTATTGCCTCTAAGATCGCCGGCTACTCGTTAGGCGAAGCCGACATGCTTCGTCGTGCGATGGGTAAGAAGATCAAAGAGGAAATGGATCAGCACCGCGAACGCTTTATGAAAGGGGCGGTCGAAAGAGGTCATAATAAAGAAAAATCTTCTGAGCTCTTTGATCTGATGTATAAGTTCGCCGACTACGGTTTCAATAAATCGCATGCGGCCGCTTATTCTGTCGTCACTCTACAAACAGCCTGGTTGAAATGTCATTACCCGGTCGAATTCTTCGCGGCTCTTCTCAGTACCGAGTTGTCGGACACAGAAAAGATCGTGAAGTACTCGAAAGATGCGGCAAAACGCGGCATCACCGTGAAGCCTCCGCATGTGAATTTCTCTGAGTATCTTTTCGGCGCCCATGGTGACGAGATTTACTTCGGTCTGGGCGCGATTAAAGGCGTCGGGCAAGGGGCGGTGGAAGCGATCATTGAAGCTCGCAACAGTTTGCCAGATAAAAAGTTTAATTCTTTGGATGAATTCTTTAACTCTATCGATCTTCGTCGTGTGAATAAGAAAGTGATTGAATGCTTGATTAAGGCCGGCGCTTTTGAAGGCTTCGGCGTTCACCGGGCGCAGATGATGGCTGGTTATCAAAAGTATTTGGATCGTGCTCAGGGGCTCCAAAAAGACAAAGAGCTAGGGCAGGCTTCGCTATTTGATCTTGGTCCTTCCGCCGAAACGAAAGTGACGTTGGAAGAGACGAAGCCTTGGAGTCGCACAGCCTCCTTGGCCTACGAAAAAGAAGTCTTGGGTTTTTATCTTAGCGATCACCCGTTAAAGGGTTTTGACACGCTTTCAGAGATTTGGACAACGTGTAAAGTGGCTGAGCTTCCCGCGCAAATGCCGGCTCCGGGTTCGCCTGAAGCCGAAGCCTTGAAAGCAGCTAAGAAAGACTGGAAAAACCGCGACGCTGGTAAAAAGAAGATTGTCGTAGCTGGACTTATCACAGAGTTGCGCGAGCTTATTACGAAAAAGGGAACACGCATGGCTTTCGGTAAGATCGAAGATCTGACGGGGGCTTGTGAGCTGGTGATCTTCCCAGACTCTTACGCGCGCTTTGAAGCCCAGCTTCGCGATGAAAGGCCGGTCTTGATTGGCGGTGCGCTTGAGGTTGAAGAGGGTGTTGCTAAGATTATGGTAGACAGTGTGTCGCCGATGGAAGACATCCTGAAAAAGACCAAGCGCATGGTGCTTCGTTTGGATAAAATTGATCCCAACGACTATCCTCGTTTACACTCTTTAATGAAGGACTATCCAGGGACGACTTCGGTTAGCTTTGAGATTGAAATCCCGGAAGTCAGTCGCCGCGTTTTGATGGATGCGGGAGAAGCAACGGGTGTAGCCGTGAATAATGAATTCTTTGAAGGTGTGCACTCGGTTTTCGGTCGCACTGATTTTATCGAGTTAAGGAGTTAA
- a CDS encoding substrate-binding domain-containing protein, whose product MAKVNALAFFIFISLFTFSHLSSAKSFEVSVLYWSMKIEGQVAMRKGFEEEISLFNKKGGDKVVLTPYVAGEGRKGITNQVHQVGEVLKAKPAAIVIQPTDNSALARALEEANQLKIPVFAYDQYIVNGDMTFFTTSDNYGGGRDNGDYIHGLFDKNKELRLVIFEYPKVSSTIDRVDGFLDALRDQGRKFKVLKRYEAVDPASGEEAARQFLKDFPQKGSVDVIFTVNDGGGLSIVKTLHEKKRTDVIHATFDGDPLSVENIKQGKITVIDSAQFCAELGRETARALIAYLTKGEVLEKKLIPTYPVTAKTLANYPGWMGRVPAFLQKNEVKKTSPSPRVSPNQRNLLTIKIGVAPLCPYLCEQGPGVWGGYIYNILKEVASERGFNLDLESIPNTRLLSALQTRRVNYIIVPADLVRYEDQIRIVGPKLGVNYTGAILTPGSKESLIDEDLLRTKKVVFADMGTHSGGPHLEIPAARSLKVTGADVADRMIKMIGDRRVDVALGDYNVLRYSLVKKPRAELQLLPTSLTGFNSLVLVGTPRESHFGYLPENLDTWFTRARADGSLEKILNKYNLKDWKVFDR is encoded by the coding sequence ATGGCTAAAGTGAATGCTTTAGCCTTTTTTATTTTCATTTCTTTGTTTACCTTTTCACATCTTTCTTCGGCCAAGTCCTTTGAAGTTTCAGTCCTGTATTGGAGTATGAAAATCGAAGGTCAAGTCGCCATGAGAAAAGGTTTTGAAGAAGAGATTTCATTATTCAATAAAAAGGGCGGCGATAAAGTCGTTCTGACTCCTTATGTGGCCGGTGAAGGTCGCAAGGGAATTACCAATCAAGTTCATCAAGTCGGCGAAGTTTTAAAGGCAAAGCCTGCGGCGATCGTCATTCAACCCACAGATAACTCCGCTTTAGCTCGGGCTTTAGAAGAAGCCAATCAGCTTAAAATTCCCGTCTTCGCTTATGATCAATACATAGTGAATGGAGATATGACATTCTTCACTACAAGCGATAACTATGGGGGAGGTCGTGACAATGGGGATTATATTCACGGGCTTTTCGATAAGAACAAAGAACTTCGTCTGGTGATTTTTGAATATCCGAAAGTGTCTTCGACGATTGATCGTGTGGATGGTTTTTTAGATGCACTTCGCGATCAAGGTCGAAAGTTCAAAGTTTTAAAGCGCTACGAAGCGGTGGATCCCGCATCGGGAGAGGAAGCCGCTAGGCAGTTCTTAAAAGACTTTCCGCAAAAGGGAAGTGTGGATGTTATTTTTACGGTCAACGACGGCGGTGGTCTTTCCATCGTTAAGACTCTTCACGAAAAGAAACGCACGGATGTTATCCATGCCACCTTTGATGGCGATCCCTTATCGGTAGAAAATATTAAGCAAGGAAAAATCACGGTGATTGATTCTGCACAGTTCTGTGCAGAGCTGGGACGAGAAACCGCGCGGGCCTTGATTGCCTATCTGACTAAGGGCGAAGTTTTAGAAAAAAAACTGATTCCGACTTATCCGGTGACGGCAAAGACCTTAGCAAACTATCCCGGCTGGATGGGGAGAGTCCCGGCCTTCTTGCAAAAGAATGAAGTGAAAAAAACTTCTCCTTCTCCGAGAGTGTCCCCAAATCAACGCAATCTTCTTACAATTAAAATTGGTGTAGCACCCTTGTGTCCGTATCTTTGTGAGCAGGGCCCGGGAGTGTGGGGCGGATATATTTATAACATCCTTAAAGAAGTCGCCAGTGAACGCGGCTTTAACTTGGATTTAGAAAGTATTCCTAATACACGGCTTTTATCCGCGCTGCAAACTCGTCGCGTGAATTACATTATCGTTCCGGCGGATCTAGTTCGCTATGAAGATCAGATACGGATCGTAGGTCCGAAGTTGGGCGTGAACTACACCGGAGCCATCCTAACTCCAGGATCCAAGGAATCTCTGATAGATGAGGATTTGTTGCGCACTAAGAAAGTGGTCTTTGCCGATATGGGAACTCATTCGGGAGGGCCGCATTTAGAAATACCTGCGGCGCGCAGCCTTAAGGTGACCGGAGCTGATGTTGCCGATCGCATGATAAAAATGATTGGTGATCGGCGGGTGGATGTCGCTCTGGGTGATTACAATGTGCTTCGTTATTCGTTAGTGAAAAAACCGCGCGCTGAACTTCAGTTATTGCCGACTTCATTGACGGGTTTTAACTCGCTGGTTTTAGTCGGGACCCCCCGAGAGTCGCACTTTGGATATTTACCTGAGAATCTTGATACTTGGTTCACGCGGGCGCGTGCGGATGGTTCGCTCGAAAAAATCCTTAACAAATACAATCTCAAGGATTGGAAAGTATTTGATCGTTAA
- a CDS encoding TetR/AcrR family transcriptional regulator, with protein MDTKTKALDLGRHYLQTLGFNGFSFQTVADALGIKKASLHYYFASKEEMGLAILEDYQNAYVSWAKKIHDLPADKKMEQMLQMFYKIGKDKNKICPLGALCSDFNTMSEKIQDRLREFHFQQRKWLIATIKDGMNNKIFREDLNPAVVADSFLAAIQGGLQVARMRGEAETFKSMVKFLIKGLS; from the coding sequence ATGGATACAAAAACCAAAGCATTGGATTTAGGACGTCACTATCTGCAAACCCTTGGATTTAATGGCTTTAGCTTTCAAACCGTGGCCGACGCCTTGGGTATAAAAAAGGCGAGCCTTCATTATTATTTCGCCTCAAAAGAAGAAATGGGTCTAGCGATTCTTGAAGACTATCAAAATGCCTATGTTTCTTGGGCCAAAAAGATCCACGACTTGCCAGCGGACAAAAAAATGGAGCAAATGCTTCAGATGTTTTACAAGATCGGTAAAGACAAAAATAAGATCTGTCCTTTAGGAGCTTTGTGTTCTGACTTCAATACTATGTCCGAAAAAATTCAAGATCGCCTGCGCGAGTTCCACTTTCAACAACGCAAATGGCTGATTGCCACCATCAAAGATGGAATGAACAACAAGATTTTTCGCGAGGATTTAAATCCCGCCGTTGTCGCCGACTCTTTTTTAGCCGCTATTCAAGGAGGGCTGCAAGTGGCGCGTATGCGTGGTGAGGCCGAGACATTTAAAAGTATGGTGAAATTTTTAATCAAGGGACTTTCTTAA
- a CDS encoding acetyl-CoA C-acetyltransferase: protein MKNKTMRPVAILAGSRTPFVKSFTNYSRTSNRQLMTATLQDLVNKTNIRGELLGDVALGAVMKNASDWNLSRESLLSAGLDPHTPGYDVQRACGTGLETAAHIALKIAAGQIESGIAGGTDTNSDIAGVLPHELSWILTEAQKAPNAMARIAKLSEIKLEYLKPRFPNVQEPRTGLSMGQHTELMVKEWKITREEQDRLALQSHLNAAKAYDAGFFNDLVFEFKGIKKDVFVRGDTSMEKLAKLKPAFDFTGTGTLTAGNSTPLTDGASAVLLSSEEWAKAHGLPVQAYLVDADYAAVDYVNGEGLLMAPTRAVAQMLRRNNLKLQDFDFYEIHEAFAGQVLCTLKAWESDEYCRKHLGESQALGSIDRSKLNVNGGSLALGHPFAATGGRILASLAKMLAQKGSGRGLISICTAGGMGVVAIVER from the coding sequence ATGAAAAACAAAACCATGCGCCCGGTAGCCATTCTTGCAGGTTCACGAACTCCGTTTGTGAAGTCCTTCACTAACTATTCCCGCACTTCAAACCGTCAATTGATGACGGCCACTCTTCAGGACCTTGTGAATAAGACCAATATTCGCGGTGAACTTTTGGGTGATGTGGCGTTGGGTGCTGTTATGAAGAATGCCTCGGACTGGAATCTTTCCCGCGAGTCTTTATTAAGTGCGGGTCTAGATCCTCATACTCCGGGCTACGACGTGCAACGTGCTTGCGGTACCGGTTTAGAAACGGCGGCCCACATTGCTTTAAAAATCGCGGCCGGTCAGATTGAAAGCGGTATCGCCGGCGGTACCGACACGAATAGTGATATTGCCGGGGTTCTGCCTCACGAGCTTTCTTGGATCTTAACGGAAGCGCAAAAAGCTCCCAATGCAATGGCGCGTATCGCGAAGTTATCTGAAATCAAATTGGAATATTTAAAGCCCCGCTTTCCGAATGTGCAAGAGCCTCGTACAGGTCTTTCCATGGGTCAGCACACCGAGCTTATGGTGAAAGAGTGGAAGATCACTCGTGAAGAGCAAGACAGACTTGCTTTGCAAAGTCATTTGAATGCGGCGAAAGCCTATGATGCGGGATTCTTCAATGATCTGGTTTTTGAATTTAAAGGTATCAAAAAAGACGTTTTCGTCCGTGGTGATACTAGCATGGAAAAACTAGCGAAGTTAAAACCCGCTTTTGATTTTACCGGTACCGGCACTTTGACTGCGGGAAACAGTACGCCTCTTACAGACGGCGCTTCCGCAGTTCTTTTAAGCAGCGAAGAATGGGCGAAAGCTCATGGTCTTCCAGTGCAGGCTTATCTAGTAGATGCAGATTATGCCGCTGTTGATTACGTGAATGGCGAAGGGCTTTTAATGGCACCTACGCGCGCGGTGGCGCAAATGCTTCGTCGTAATAACTTGAAACTTCAAGATTTCGATTTCTATGAAATTCACGAAGCTTTCGCAGGTCAGGTTCTTTGCACATTGAAAGCGTGGGAATCCGACGAATATTGCCGTAAGCATTTAGGAGAGTCTCAAGCTCTTGGTTCTATTGATCGTTCAAAATTGAATGTGAATGGCGGAAGCTTGGCTTTAGGACATCCCTTTGCGGCAACAGGCGGAAGAATTCTTGCCAGCCTTGCAAAAATGCTTGCGCAGAAAGGTTCAGGCCGCGGTCTGATCTCTATTTGTACAGCCGGCGGTATGGGTGTTGTGGCCATTGTTGAAAGATAA
- a CDS encoding alpha/beta hydrolase: MEISLAKKLQVAGLRAGSWIFPKLAAQGALDLFLTPQRVPRPASEQELYASSKKYVLGGGIAAYEWGPEKGPLVVLVHGWSGRGTQMAAFAPALTAAGYRVVALDGPAHGASEGTQTNVGDYSQFLVNVQKELGDFEAVIAHSFGAGCSVLAVAKGLRAKKLVLVAGPAHYEKVVNNYFKFVQISPVAEKYFIQMLAQKVGLTPKEMNVGVIGSKLHVKALIVHDRDDKEVRYVAAEEIQSVWPQTEILATEGLGHRRILKDAKVIEQVVQFIQK, encoded by the coding sequence ATGGAAATTTCATTGGCGAAGAAGTTACAAGTTGCGGGTCTTCGTGCGGGTTCTTGGATTTTTCCTAAACTTGCGGCTCAAGGAGCGTTGGATCTTTTTCTAACGCCTCAGCGAGTGCCACGTCCTGCCTCCGAGCAGGAACTTTATGCTTCTTCGAAAAAATATGTTTTAGGTGGTGGTATCGCCGCTTATGAATGGGGGCCTGAAAAAGGCCCTCTTGTTGTTTTAGTGCACGGATGGAGTGGTCGCGGGACGCAAATGGCGGCCTTTGCTCCAGCGCTTACAGCGGCAGGATATCGTGTTGTCGCTTTGGACGGCCCCGCGCACGGAGCTTCGGAAGGTACGCAGACAAACGTCGGCGATTATTCTCAGTTCCTAGTGAATGTGCAAAAAGAACTTGGAGACTTCGAAGCGGTGATAGCGCATTCTTTCGGTGCTGGATGTTCGGTTCTAGCAGTAGCTAAAGGCCTTCGCGCTAAAAAACTAGTCCTCGTTGCTGGACCCGCTCACTATGAAAAAGTCGTGAATAATTATTTTAAGTTCGTGCAAATCAGTCCCGTCGCGGAAAAATATTTTATTCAAATGCTTGCCCAAAAAGTGGGACTGACACCCAAAGAAATGAATGTCGGTGTCATCGGAAGCAAACTTCATGTGAAAGCCTTGATCGTACATGATCGCGACGACAAGGAAGTTCGCTATGTCGCTGCGGAAGAGATTCAGAGCGTCTGGCCACAGACAGAAATTCTTGCCACAGAAGGTTTAGGTCATCGCCGCATCCTCAAAGATGCGAAAGTGATCGAACAAGTTGTGCAGTTCATCCAGAAATAA
- a CDS encoding YebC/PmpR family DNA-binding transcriptional regulator → MGKSWKNAGKVEKAQQKGQIFTKLAREIAVAAKAGGPDPAANSRLRLAIDAAKKVSCPNDTIERAIKKGAGLLDDGKIIEEITYEGYGPHGVGVIVECQTDNKHRTAPDMRHAFKSHEGNMGEVGSVAWMFDRVGLIEGEKAGTFDPDEEAIEAGANEVSKNDDGSYEFFTNADDLDAVRDALVKRGWKVTTAELSYKAKNITELNDAQRKDVEEFLNYLDDMDDTHRVHATV, encoded by the coding sequence ATGGGAAAATCGTGGAAAAATGCGGGTAAAGTAGAGAAAGCCCAACAAAAGGGACAAATCTTCACAAAATTAGCTAGAGAGATCGCCGTTGCAGCAAAAGCAGGCGGCCCTGACCCCGCAGCCAACTCCCGTCTTCGTCTTGCCATTGATGCCGCTAAAAAAGTTTCTTGTCCGAATGATACGATTGAGCGCGCGATTAAAAAAGGTGCGGGTCTTTTGGATGATGGAAAAATCATTGAAGAGATCACGTACGAAGGTTACGGACCTCACGGCGTGGGCGTTATCGTAGAATGCCAAACGGATAACAAACACAGAACAGCTCCTGACATGCGCCATGCTTTCAAATCTCACGAAGGCAATATGGGCGAGGTCGGTTCTGTGGCATGGATGTTTGATCGCGTAGGACTTATCGAAGGAGAAAAAGCAGGAACTTTTGATCCGGATGAAGAAGCCATCGAAGCCGGCGCTAACGAAGTCAGCAAAAACGATGATGGCTCTTATGAGTTCTTCACAAATGCAGATGACTTAGATGCAGTTCGCGATGCTTTGGTAAAACGCGGATGGAAAGTGACGACAGCAGAACTTTCATATAAAGCTAAGAACATCACTGAACTTAATGATGCTCAAAGAAAAGATGTTGAGGAGTTCTTAAACTACCTTGATGACATGGACGACACTCACCGCGTTCACGCGACGGTGTAA
- a CDS encoding ferritin-like domain-containing protein has protein sequence MFSFSTPDIWEKIANIQNSCEEALKLTSPGLVPEDPARDVPTLHPKLHPPKKGFSTVEGQARMLHDLASIELQAMELGLRTLVEFPDAPQGFREELLAVTVSEAEHLRMCLEGIESLGHKWGDWPVHLALWRAVSVEDSLLDRILIVHRYLEGSGLDAGDTLIRRLEGTAGKQTIQKIVKQINFEEIGHVDFGSRWYREICKENKIDPNTDFPERMDSLRIRLPKRIEPLNHDLRKKAGFTEEEIAYYETLRLDFLKPSK, from the coding sequence ATGTTCAGTTTTTCCACCCCGGATATCTGGGAAAAGATCGCAAATATCCAAAATTCCTGTGAAGAGGCCTTAAAGCTTACTTCCCCAGGCCTTGTCCCCGAAGACCCGGCGCGGGATGTCCCCACTTTACACCCCAAGCTTCATCCTCCTAAGAAGGGCTTTTCGACGGTGGAAGGGCAGGCGCGGATGCTTCACGATTTGGCGAGCATTGAGCTGCAAGCCATGGAGCTAGGGCTTCGCACTTTGGTAGAGTTTCCCGACGCCCCTCAGGGGTTTCGCGAAGAACTGTTGGCTGTCACGGTCTCTGAAGCTGAGCACTTAAGAATGTGCCTAGAAGGTATCGAGTCTTTGGGACATAAATGGGGTGACTGGCCTGTGCACTTAGCGTTGTGGCGTGCCGTGAGTGTCGAAGACAGTCTGTTGGATCGTATTCTGATTGTGCATCGTTATCTGGAAGGCAGTGGTTTGGACGCCGGCGACACATTGATTCGTCGTCTTGAAGGAACGGCGGGTAAACAGACGATTCAAAAAATCGTAAAACAAATCAACTTTGAAGAAATCGGTCACGTGGATTTTGGTTCACGATGGTATCGTGAAATCTGCAAAGAAAATAAAATTGATCCCAATACCGATTTTCCTGAGCGCATGGATTCTTTAAGAATTCGTTTGCCCAAGCGTATTGAACCTTTGAATCACGACTTAAGAAAAAAAGCGGGCTTTACCGAAGAAGAAATCGCCTACTATGAAACGCTTCGTCTGGATTTCTTAAAACCTTCTAAGTAA
- a CDS encoding lipid A deacylase LpxR family protein, which produces MKALIRISAAFLWCFLFLSLEGHAEVQSTNLPEAAKPYGESFSVYIENDTRRLGGPNADSDYTSGVRFTYQYAEDREPAWAPPLIGWSDRFKYEREKSTTNFGISIAQQIFTPDNTDASELIINDRPYAAWLYVALSANLKTRSHSHNLELDIGLVGPGALGEQAQNGFHEIIDVPTANGWDNQLSTEPTLQLNYNQKIRFYELETDAGRTFDFIPSAGLSLGNVLIGAHIGALVRAGVRLPDDFGASSLSSVDGEPLLNLKVADKSIPWRLYGFAGIRGNAVAHNIFLDGNTIHDSHHVTKYPFNAETEVGYAFQISHWSYSWRFVTVSPEFEEKSEFKSYASISISYIRPWD; this is translated from the coding sequence ATGAAAGCCTTGATTAGAATTTCTGCGGCCTTTCTTTGGTGCTTTCTTTTTTTAAGCCTGGAAGGCCACGCCGAGGTTCAATCAACAAATCTTCCCGAAGCGGCAAAACCTTATGGTGAATCCTTTTCGGTCTATATCGAAAACGATACGCGCCGTTTAGGCGGCCCCAATGCCGACAGTGATTACACCAGTGGTGTGCGCTTTACATATCAATATGCCGAAGATCGAGAACCTGCTTGGGCTCCACCATTGATTGGCTGGTCGGATCGCTTCAAATATGAACGTGAAAAATCCACGACCAATTTTGGAATCTCTATTGCTCAACAAATCTTTACCCCGGACAACACAGATGCTTCTGAATTAATCATCAATGATCGGCCTTACGCGGCCTGGCTTTATGTCGCTTTATCAGCAAATCTAAAAACGCGATCCCACAGTCACAATCTAGAACTTGATATAGGACTTGTGGGACCCGGCGCCTTGGGCGAACAGGCGCAAAATGGATTTCATGAAATTATCGATGTCCCGACAGCCAATGGCTGGGACAATCAGCTTTCAACCGAACCCACATTGCAATTGAACTATAATCAAAAGATTCGCTTTTATGAACTTGAGACCGATGCGGGAAGAACTTTTGACTTCATTCCTTCCGCAGGTCTTTCTTTAGGGAACGTCCTTATCGGAGCTCATATCGGAGCCTTGGTTCGTGCGGGAGTGCGACTCCCTGATGATTTCGGGGCATCCAGTCTTTCTTCCGTCGACGGAGAGCCCTTGCTGAATTTAAAAGTCGCAGATAAAAGCATTCCCTGGCGTCTTTATGGATTTGCCGGTATTCGTGGAAATGCCGTTGCCCACAATATTTTCTTAGACGGAAATACGATCCACGATAGCCATCACGTCACCAAATATCCTTTCAACGCAGAAACGGAAGTGGGTTACGCATTTCAGATTTCGCACTGGAGCTATTCTTGGAGATTTGTGACGGTGTCGCCAGAGTTCGAAGAAAAAAGCGAATTCAAAAGCTATGCTTCGATTTCCATTTCTTACATCCGGCCTTGGGACTGA